From Streptomyces yatensis, one genomic window encodes:
- a CDS encoding helix-turn-helix transcriptional regulator, with protein MNPPLQPTACDSSYVSDAEAELYSCILRFQQVTREFLGTLSELEMPEEELDAGLRRLTELGLLRSHSTDPALLVPVDPDLAAAALAAPIQESLQERRRQLDRISVEFGRLRAHFLEGRRFDTGSIEVIGHLDEVRAALNRASNECQEEVLSSQPGGGRAPEVLEEAISRDTALLARGVRMRTLYNHTARFNAPSQAYVAVMSGLGAEYRTVHDPFGRLIVFDRDLAFVPDREGSLGAVMVREPSLVRYLCSVFENAWAHARPFSDAAADGLESVAKELDGTILRLLAAGYKDEAIGRRLGMSLRTTRKHVADIMDTLGAVSRFQAGVLAARAGLLDHDESEDGRDDRSEREAGVREAAG; from the coding sequence GTGAACCCGCCCCTCCAGCCCACCGCTTGCGACTCCTCGTATGTGAGTGATGCCGAAGCCGAGCTCTATTCCTGCATCCTGAGATTCCAGCAGGTGACCCGAGAATTCCTTGGCACCTTATCCGAGCTGGAAATGCCCGAGGAAGAGCTCGACGCGGGGCTCCGCCGGCTGACGGAACTGGGCCTGCTGCGCTCCCACTCCACGGACCCGGCGCTCCTGGTGCCCGTCGACCCCGACCTGGCCGCCGCCGCGCTCGCCGCCCCGATCCAGGAGTCCCTGCAGGAGCGGCGGCGCCAACTGGACCGGATCAGCGTCGAGTTCGGACGGCTGCGGGCACACTTCCTCGAAGGTCGGCGCTTCGACACCGGCAGCATCGAGGTGATCGGGCATCTGGACGAGGTCCGCGCCGCCTTGAACCGGGCCTCCAACGAGTGCCAGGAAGAGGTGCTGAGCAGCCAGCCGGGCGGCGGGCGGGCACCGGAGGTCTTGGAGGAGGCGATCAGCCGTGACACGGCGCTGCTCGCCCGGGGGGTGCGCATGCGTACGCTCTACAACCACACGGCCCGGTTCAACGCGCCGAGTCAGGCCTACGTGGCCGTCATGTCCGGCCTGGGCGCCGAATACCGGACCGTCCACGATCCGTTCGGCCGGCTGATCGTCTTCGACCGGGACCTGGCCTTCGTGCCCGACCGGGAGGGGAGCCTGGGGGCGGTGATGGTGCGCGAGCCGTCCCTCGTCCGCTATCTCTGCTCGGTCTTCGAGAACGCGTGGGCCCATGCCCGGCCCTTCTCGGACGCCGCCGCCGACGGCCTCGAATCCGTGGCGAAGGAGCTGGACGGAACGATTCTCCGCCTGCTGGCGGCAGGCTACAAGGACGAAGCGATCGGCCGCAGGCTGGGGATGTCGCTGCGCACCACGCGCAAGCACGTCGCCGACATCATGGACACTCTCGGCGCGGTGAGCCGGTTCCAGGCCGGAGTCCTCGCCGCCCGCGCCGGTCTGCTGGACCACGACGAGAGCGAAGACGGGCGCGACGACCGGAGCGAACGCGAGGCCGGTGTGCGGGAGGCCGCCGGGTAG
- a CDS encoding AfsR/SARP family transcriptional regulator, whose translation MDFHLLGPLEVLDDGAPVPLGGVIKRGALAHLLIHANSVVATSRLLAALWPGDTPLTARKMLQNAVRDLRRTLSCAPGSEGRAVLVTDAPGYRLRVDPDAVDLLRFRRAVERGHAEVAAGSYESAARVLREALGLWRGPALADLVEDGLVWPELAAWENSRLNALEDLFEAELACGRHHAVLGELQAVAAAEPTRERLSCQLMLALYRCGRQTEALAAYRHRRVELVERYGLEPTREMQRLERAILAHAPELDPPSPPSLVDVTPLPRADVPRVDVPRTDVPRADVPRADVPRTDTAREAPAQSRAGLTAVGGRATRPRRLNESTVEHKRISLVWVRHALEGHGHDPSSVQEALREAERVVREEAARFGGTMAHAAGPVLSALFGHPETSEDDAARAVRAAFAMRDRFAGRGAGPAPMGPGPACLHVAVVTGDAYLLFRPGEPDTAPRVMGEAADRCFRMLALAPQGQVRVCEVTRRASEPDIAYRVGPEPPDGWEAVQVRGQRHATEGRRTAGPLDWTARPAPEPEEVAAHAVL comes from the coding sequence GTGGACTTCCACTTGCTCGGCCCCCTTGAGGTGCTCGATGACGGGGCACCGGTGCCGCTCGGCGGAGTCATCAAACGAGGGGCGCTCGCCCATCTGCTCATCCACGCCAACAGCGTGGTGGCCACGAGCAGGCTGCTGGCCGCCCTGTGGCCCGGCGACACCCCGCTCACCGCCCGGAAGATGCTGCAGAACGCGGTCCGGGACCTGCGCCGGACACTGTCCTGCGCACCCGGCTCCGAAGGCCGGGCGGTGCTGGTGACCGACGCCCCCGGGTACCGGCTGCGGGTGGATCCCGACGCCGTCGATCTGCTCCGCTTCCGGCGGGCGGTGGAGCGCGGCCACGCCGAAGTGGCCGCCGGCTCCTACGAGTCGGCCGCGCGGGTGCTGCGGGAGGCCCTGGGGCTGTGGCGCGGACCCGCGCTCGCGGACCTCGTCGAGGACGGCCTCGTCTGGCCGGAGCTGGCCGCGTGGGAGAACAGCCGGCTCAACGCGCTGGAAGACCTCTTCGAGGCCGAGCTGGCGTGCGGCCGTCACCATGCGGTCCTCGGGGAGCTGCAGGCGGTGGCCGCCGCCGAGCCGACGCGCGAGCGCCTGAGCTGTCAGCTCATGCTGGCCCTCTACCGCTGTGGCCGGCAGACCGAAGCGCTTGCCGCCTACCGCCACCGCCGCGTCGAGCTGGTCGAGCGGTACGGCCTCGAGCCCACCCGCGAGATGCAGAGGCTGGAGCGGGCGATCCTCGCCCACGCCCCGGAGCTCGACCCTCCGTCCCCGCCCTCGCTGGTCGATGTGACGCCCCTTCCGAGGGCCGACGTCCCCAGGGTCGACGTCCCCAGGACCGACGTCCCCAGGGCCGACGTCCCCCGGGCCGACGTCCCCAGGACCGACACGGCGCGGGAGGCCCCGGCCCAGAGCAGGGCGGGGCTCACCGCGGTGGGCGGGCGGGCCACCCGGCCACGGCGGCTGAACGAGTCCACGGTGGAACACAAGCGGATCAGCCTCGTATGGGTGCGCCACGCCCTGGAGGGCCACGGCCACGATCCGTCGAGCGTCCAGGAGGCGCTGCGGGAGGCCGAACGGGTCGTCCGCGAGGAGGCCGCACGGTTCGGCGGGACCATGGCCCATGCGGCCGGACCGGTCCTCTCGGCGCTCTTCGGCCACCCCGAGACGAGTGAGGACGACGCCGCTCGGGCGGTACGGGCCGCGTTCGCGATGCGCGACCGTTTCGCCGGCCGCGGCGCCGGACCCGCGCCCATGGGCCCCGGCCCCGCGTGTCTCCATGTCGCCGTGGTCACCGGAGACGCCTATCTGCTGTTCCGGCCGGGGGAGCCGGACACCGCCCCGAGGGTGATGGGGGAGGCGGCGGACCGGTGTTTCCGGATGCTGGCGCTCGCCCCGCAGGGGCAGGTGCGGGTGTGCGAGGTCACCCGCCGCGCGAGCGAACCGGACATCGCCTACCGCGTCGGTCCGGAACCCCCCGATGGGTGGGAGGCCGTTCAGGTGCGCGGACAACGGCATGCCACGGAGGGCCGCCGTACGGCCGGACCCCTGGACTGGACGGCCCGGCCGGCTCCGGAACCCGAGGAGGTCGCGGCCCACGCCGTGTTGTGA
- a CDS encoding response regulator transcription factor yields MGSSEATAASGAAERAGRPDRPPLELLSDREREVLDRVLEGHTYPSVARALGLSPHTVDTYMRRIRAKTGATHRMQLLRLAMADALETGSGDTGDTGDTRGHAHPDRR; encoded by the coding sequence GTGGGCTCGTCCGAAGCCACAGCCGCCTCCGGCGCCGCCGAGCGCGCCGGACGGCCCGACCGCCCACCGCTGGAACTGCTCAGCGACCGCGAACGCGAGGTTCTGGACCGCGTCCTGGAGGGGCACACCTACCCCTCCGTGGCGCGTGCTCTGGGCCTCAGTCCGCACACCGTCGACACGTATATGCGACGCATCCGGGCCAAGACGGGGGCCACCCATCGCATGCAACTGCTGCGGCTGGCGATGGCCGACGCCCTGGAGACGGGCTCGGGGGACACGGGGGACACGGGGGACACACGGGGACACGCACATCCAGACAGAAGGTGA
- a CDS encoding alpha/beta fold hydrolase, which produces MAVAIDSIEGYGLPEVVREDYLASYVGERFADQMPHVRVYPTELPVLSGLLSGIQTPVRVIAGRKDIVVLVANAEYLHERLPNSRLDIIDVGHFVWEEGAEEYATAVTGWWQAN; this is translated from the coding sequence GTGGCCGTCGCCATTGACTCCATCGAGGGCTACGGGCTGCCGGAGGTGGTCCGCGAGGACTACCTCGCCTCCTATGTGGGCGAGCGGTTCGCCGACCAGATGCCGCACGTCCGGGTGTATCCCACCGAGCTGCCGGTCCTGAGCGGCCTGCTGTCGGGCATTCAGACGCCGGTGCGGGTCATCGCCGGGCGCAAGGACATCGTGGTGCTGGTGGCGAACGCCGAGTACCTGCACGAGCGGCTGCCGAACAGCAGGCTCGACATCATCGATGTGGGCCACTTCGTCTGGGAGGAAGGCGCGGAGGAGTACGCCACGGCGGTCACCGGCTGGTGGCAGGCGAACTGA
- a CDS encoding CGNR zinc finger domain-containing protein, whose translation MAREESDSARRIPATAAAMVDLLNSRPHGPGFPDTLQTPETAGAVLRPFGQPATEAPSPQRIAKIRGLRTTLMDIASAPDSAGAGPGWAQLAERASAVTLRQDFSEPGTVRLRQVGGDPVVGGITLAVAELVSDGTWPRLRICANELCSHVFYDTTRSRTQRWHSYEACGNKSNVAAYRARKKTRHGS comes from the coding sequence GTGGCCAGAGAAGAATCGGACTCAGCGCGGCGGATTCCCGCGACCGCGGCGGCGATGGTGGACCTGCTCAACTCCCGGCCGCACGGTCCCGGTTTTCCGGACACACTCCAGACCCCGGAGACGGCGGGCGCCGTCCTGCGCCCGTTCGGCCAGCCCGCGACGGAGGCGCCATCACCGCAGCGCATCGCCAAGATCCGCGGGCTGCGCACGACCCTGATGGACATCGCGTCCGCGCCGGACAGCGCCGGGGCGGGACCCGGCTGGGCACAGCTCGCCGAGCGGGCGTCCGCCGTCACGCTGCGGCAGGATTTCTCGGAGCCCGGGACGGTGCGGCTGCGGCAGGTGGGCGGCGACCCCGTGGTGGGTGGCATCACCCTCGCGGTGGCGGAACTCGTCTCCGACGGCACCTGGCCCCGTCTCCGCATCTGCGCCAACGAGCTCTGCAGCCACGTGTTCTACGACACCACGCGCAGCCGCACCCAGCGCTGGCACTCGTACGAGGCCTGCGGCAACAAGAGCAACGTGGCCGCGTACCGCGCCCGGAAGAAGACCCGGCACGGAAGCTGA
- a CDS encoding putative RNA methyltransferase — protein MRKEAVRYLRCPYCSGGLTMAEGTLRCSQGHSFDVAKQGYVNLLRGAAKFSADTAEMVAARADFLAAGHFAPIAGALAALARETAPAPTGGDPGCVVDIGGGTGYHLARVMSEFPGSEGILLDISKFAARRAARAHPRISAVVADAWDELPFADGAASVVLNVFAPRNPAELRRMLRPGGVLLVVTPRPDHLRELVEALGLLRVDEQKDERLADRFSAHFTEVARERSRSTMTLDHQAVPQLVGMGPNAWHQQGERLKERVALLPEPCDVTLSVTLTAYRPLV, from the coding sequence ATGCGGAAAGAGGCGGTTCGATACCTTCGCTGCCCCTACTGTTCCGGCGGTTTGACGATGGCCGAGGGCACCCTGCGGTGTTCCCAGGGGCACAGCTTCGACGTGGCGAAGCAGGGGTATGTGAATCTGCTGCGCGGGGCCGCCAAGTTCAGCGCGGACACCGCCGAGATGGTGGCCGCCCGCGCGGACTTCCTGGCCGCCGGTCACTTCGCGCCGATCGCCGGGGCACTGGCCGCGCTGGCGCGCGAGACGGCACCGGCGCCGACGGGCGGGGACCCCGGCTGCGTCGTGGACATCGGCGGTGGCACGGGCTACCACCTCGCCCGGGTGATGTCGGAGTTCCCGGGCTCCGAGGGCATCCTGCTCGACATCTCCAAGTTCGCCGCCCGCCGGGCCGCCCGGGCGCATCCCCGGATCAGCGCGGTGGTGGCCGACGCCTGGGACGAGCTGCCGTTCGCCGACGGTGCCGCGTCGGTGGTCCTCAACGTCTTCGCCCCGCGCAATCCGGCCGAGCTGCGGCGGATGCTGCGCCCTGGGGGTGTGCTGCTGGTGGTGACGCCCCGGCCGGACCATCTGCGGGAGCTGGTGGAGGCCCTGGGGCTGCTGCGGGTGGACGAGCAGAAGGACGAGCGGCTGGCGGACCGGTTCTCGGCGCATTTCACCGAGGTGGCCCGGGAGCGTTCGCGGAGCACCATGACGCTGGACCACCAGGCCGTGCCGCAGCTGGTGGGGATGGGGCCCAACGCCTGGCACCAGCAGGGCGAGCGGCTGAAGGAGCGCGTCGCGCTGCTGCCAGAGCCCTGTGACGTGACGCTGTCCGTCACCCTCACCGCATACCGTCCGCTGGTCTGA
- a CDS encoding molybdopterin-dependent oxidoreductase, whose translation MSDSLAAASTAAGPVAELALTGDLNRPGRLTVSELLSWPQHRAQVSFDCATSGIQQHRFTGPFLHDVLVSAGPAFDPARRKDRLRFLIAVRGADGHRTLLSWAEIDPDFGRAPVLLAVTIDGTPLDRAGPQLVLPQDRCGARYISGIEAIRVDGGYTVWT comes from the coding sequence GTGAGTGACTCCCTCGCCGCTGCCAGTACGGCCGCCGGTCCGGTGGCGGAGCTCGCCCTCACGGGTGATCTGAACCGCCCGGGCCGGCTGACGGTGTCCGAGCTGCTCTCCTGGCCCCAGCACCGGGCACAGGTCAGCTTCGACTGCGCCACCAGTGGCATCCAGCAGCACCGCTTCACCGGGCCGTTCCTGCACGACGTCCTGGTCTCCGCCGGTCCCGCCTTCGACCCCGCCCGGCGCAAGGACCGCCTGCGCTTCCTGATCGCCGTACGCGGCGCGGACGGCCATCGCACGCTGCTGTCCTGGGCCGAGATCGACCCGGACTTCGGCCGTGCCCCCGTCCTGCTCGCGGTCACCATCGACGGCACCCCGCTCGACCGCGCGGGCCCGCAGCTCGTCCTGCCCCAGGACCGCTGCGGCGCCCGGTACATCAGCGGCATCGAGGCGATCCGCGTGGACGGCGGATACACCGTCTGGACCTGA